The sequence TTTTTACCTGGAATGATGACAGGGCAGATCCTTTCGGGGATAAGTCCATTAGTGGCCATCGAGTATCAGATTGCCATACTTTTAGGCATTGTGGGGAGCGTAGCCTTAACAGTCATCATCTTTATTTTATTAGGATATAAGCAATTATTTACGAAAGATGCCCAATTGAATGTTTAGATACCCTATAGCTCTCCCGTTCTAATCTAGTTTTTCTTGCATATGATAGTGAAAGAATGGTAGGAAAGGGGAGAGTTCTATATGAATTACCAAACAGAGCAGGCTCTAAGAGTGAAAAGTTTAGCCATTGATGTCATGGAAGAACTCATGAAAGAGGATGGTCAACATGGGGTGCAGGAATTAAAACAGCTCTCAGAATTATTCTCTCGCTGCATATGTGACTTAGTGAACGTATATACAAACACGTCTGAAGATCATGAAATGACACTGAAAGGCACGATCATAAAAGCGAAAATCGGCTACAATATCATGAAAGCTAAATCAGAAATCATAGAAAAAGAATAGTATCGCAATGACACAACTGACTCATACTAAAGATTCCATCTCCTAATCGGAATGGGGTGATGGGAGAGTCAGTTTTTATTTTGTAAAAAACATCTTGATTTTTACATAAATAGGTTCATAACAGTGGCAAATTTATGAAATACTAAAAAAATCAAGCTTTACAATTGTGTATATCTTCATTGCATGCTATTCTTTTTTATTGAACAGCTTTATAGTAGGAATGGATTATTTACTAGAAATAGTTGACGAATTCTACATAATCCATTACTTTAATGAAGCAACCAAAAACAAGATAAATTAAGGAGTCGATTCACATGGCACAAAAAACATTTACAGTTACAGCTGAAACAGGAATTCACGCTCGTCCGGCAACTCTACTAGTTCAAACGGCAAGCAAATTCGACAGCGATGTACATCTAGAATACAAAGAAAAGAAAGTAAACTTGAAATCAATCATGGGTGTTATGTCTTTAGGTGTTGGTAAAGGTGCAGATATCACAATCATTACTGAAGGTAGCGACGAAGAAGAAGCGTTAAGCAGCTTACAAGAAACATTGAACAAAGAAGGTTTAGCTGAGTAATGTCCAGTCTTTTAAAAGGAATTGCAGCATCAAATGGTATTGCCATAGCGAAAGCGTATCGCTTAGTTGAACCCGACCTAAGCTTTGAAAAGAAAAACGTAGACAATGCTGAACGGGAAGTATCACGCTTTCAG is a genomic window of Rossellomorea sp. y25 containing:
- a CDS encoding phosphocarrier protein HPr, whose amino-acid sequence is MAQKTFTVTAETGIHARPATLLVQTASKFDSDVHLEYKEKKVNLKSIMGVMSLGVGKGADITIITEGSDEEEALSSLQETLNKEGLAE